The following are from one region of the Treponema denticola genome:
- the cbiB gene encoding adenosylcobinamide-phosphate synthase CbiB, whose protein sequence is MNFNFLSFSDFIFSHINFFILLSAIILDFILGDPYSFPHPVKFIGSLIKKEEALARFCFNSPRGLKFAGFLIVVFNISFSFCLVFFFLKLLYPYKVLYFIFSVWISYTCIAARCLQKESIKVFKALRISLEEGRKQIANIVGRDTGLLDEKGVSRACVETIAENTSDGVIAPLFFMMLLGPAGGIAYKAVNTMDSMLGYKNEKYADLGFFPAKVDDIVNYIPARLSALLILAGSFFCKLRRPSQNGSQKKVSNKIMTKLAAIKRGFKIWRRDCRKHSSPNSAHPESAASGLLGLKLGGPNYYGGVLVEKPFIGDDIFEIEDEDIKRCIQLMYASEIFMFGLYAFFIFREYLFGF, encoded by the coding sequence ATGAATTTTAATTTTTTAAGTTTTTCCGATTTTATTTTTTCACACATTAATTTTTTTATTTTATTGTCTGCAATCATTCTTGATTTTATTTTAGGGGATCCTTATTCTTTTCCTCATCCCGTAAAATTTATCGGGAGCCTTATAAAAAAAGAAGAAGCCCTTGCACGGTTTTGTTTTAATTCTCCGAGAGGCTTAAAGTTTGCAGGTTTTTTAATTGTTGTTTTCAATATTAGTTTCAGCTTTTGTCTTGTTTTTTTCTTTTTAAAATTATTATATCCTTACAAGGTTTTATACTTTATTTTTTCCGTATGGATCAGCTATACCTGCATTGCAGCCCGCTGCCTTCAAAAAGAATCTATAAAAGTTTTTAAAGCCTTGCGTATAAGTCTTGAAGAAGGAAGAAAGCAGATTGCAAATATCGTCGGCAGGGATACCGGGCTTTTGGATGAAAAGGGAGTGAGCCGTGCTTGTGTTGAAACCATAGCCGAGAATACAAGCGACGGGGTTATAGCTCCATTGTTCTTTATGATGCTTTTAGGCCCTGCTGGCGGTATAGCTTATAAGGCTGTAAATACCATGGATTCTATGCTCGGCTATAAAAATGAAAAATATGCCGACTTGGGATTTTTTCCGGCAAAGGTTGACGATATTGTAAACTATATTCCTGCCCGTCTTTCGGCCTTGCTTATTCTTGCAGGTTCTTTTTTTTGTAAACTGCGAAGGCCCTCACAAAACGGTTCACAAAAAAAAGTTTCAAACAAAATAATGACGAAACTAGCTGCAATAAAAAGAGGTTTTAAAATTTGGCGGAGGGATTGCAGAAAACATTCAAGTCCCAATTCCGCTCATCCTGAAAGCGCTGCTTCCGGTCTTTTAGGTTTAAAGCTTGGCGGCCCGAACTATTACGGCGGAGTGCTTGTCGAAAAACCCTTTATAGGGGATGATATTTTTGAAATTGAAGATGAAGATATAAAAAGATGCATACAGCTGATGTATGCATCCGAGATTTTTATGTTTGGGCTTTATGCTTTTTTTATTTTTCGGGAATATCTTTTCGGTTTTTAG
- a CDS encoding ATP-dependent Clp protease proteolytic subunit, protein MNFINETNEEKKNKTNDDDALMQKFLNTRQIILAGEINKELSEKIVRQLLLMESLSATKPIYIYIDSPGGDADAGFAIFDMIRFIKAPVYTIGMGLVASAASIILLAASKERRFGMPNSHYLIHQPLSGIKGVATEIEIHAKELEKMRVKINKLIAEETGTDEKKVAKDTDRDCWLNAEESVEYGLISKIAKNRKDIPEK, encoded by the coding sequence ATGAATTTTATAAATGAAACAAACGAAGAGAAAAAAAATAAAACAAATGATGACGATGCTTTGATGCAAAAATTTCTTAATACACGCCAAATTATTTTGGCCGGAGAAATCAACAAGGAGCTTTCCGAAAAAATAGTACGCCAGCTTTTACTCATGGAATCCTTGTCGGCAACAAAGCCTATTTATATTTATATAGATTCTCCCGGGGGAGATGCCGATGCCGGTTTTGCAATCTTCGATATGATAAGATTTATCAAGGCACCCGTCTACACAATAGGTATGGGCCTTGTTGCCAGCGCAGCCTCAATCATTCTTCTTGCAGCAAGCAAGGAACGCCGTTTCGGTATGCCTAACAGCCACTACCTTATCCATCAGCCATTATCCGGCATAAAGGGAGTCGCAACCGAAATAGAAATACACGCCAAAGAACTTGAGAAGATGAGGGTAAAAATAAATAAGCTCATTGCAGAAGAAACAGGCACTGATGAAAAAAAGGTTGCAAAGGATACGGACAGGGATTGCTGGCTAAATGCAGAAGAATCCGTAGAATACGGTCTTATTTCAAAAATAGCTAAAAACCGAAAAGATATTCCCGAAAAATAA